GGGGTCACCTTGACGGCGCCGGTGCCGAACGCGGGGTCGACGTGCTCGTCGGCGACGACCGGGATGCGGCGGCCGGTCAGCGGGAGCTCGATCTCCCGCCCGACCATGTGCGCGTACCGGGCGTCCTCCGGGTGGACGGCCACGGCGGTGTCGCCGAGCATCGTCTCCGCCCGGGTGGTCGCGACGACGATCTCGTCCTCGCCCGACCCGTACCGGATCGAGACCAGCTCGCCGTCGACCTCCTCGTGCTCGACCTCGATGTCCGACAGCGCCGTCAGGCAGCGCGGGCACCAGTTGATGATGCGCTCGGCGCGGTAGATCAGGCCGTCGTCGAACAGCCGCTTGAAGATCGTCCGGACGGCGCGGGCGCGGTCGTCGTCCATCGTGAACGCCTCGCGCGTCCAGTCGACGCCGTCGCCGAGGCGGCGCATCTGGCCGAGGATGCGTCCGCCGGACTCGGCCTTCCACTGCCAGACCCGCTCGACGAACTCGGCGCGCCCGAGGTCGTGCCGCGACAGGCCCTCCTTGGCGAGCTCGCGCTCCACCACGTTCTGCGTGGCGATGCCCGCGTGGTCCATGCCCGGCACCCACGCCACCTCGTGGCCCTGCATCCGGCGGCGCCGGACGAGGGTGTCCTGGATGGAGTGGTCGAGGGCGTGGCCCATGTGCAGCGAGCCGGTCACGTTCGGCGGCGGGATCACGATCGAGAAGGCCGGGCGCTCCGGCGCGCGTTCCGGATCGGCGGTGAACAGCCCCGCCGATACCCACCGCTCGTAGAGCCGGCCCTCTACATCGGCCGGTCGGTACTGGGTGGGCAGGTCGACGTCCGCGGCGGCGCCCTGGCCGCGCTCCTTGCTGGGCTGTGTCACGGCTGACGATTCTACGGGGACGCAGGGGGTGGACGGCCCAGGGACGGCCTGCCGCGCGAAGGAGATCCGCATCGGCGAGCCCCCGACGCCTCGTCCACGTCCACGCAGATCGCCTTGATCCGGTCGACCGGAACCACCTGGCGGTCACCCGTCCGGCGGCCGGGCCGCCCCGCACCACGTCCGCGGGCGCCGTGCAGAAGGCGCGCCACCGGCGGGCCTCCCCCTGGCCGGCGCCGTGCTCGGCGTCCGCGACACGCGGCGGAAGGGTCAGAGAGCGTTTTCCCGCCGCGGTCGGGACACTGGTCACCTGACACCGGGTCGCCTCGCCGGAAAGGGTGGCCGCGAGGTCCCGCGATGGCGGGGCGGAGGGAGAGGGACGGGATGCGAGCGGGACTGGCACGCGCCGCCGTGCTGGCCGGCGCGTTCACAGCGGGGGCCGTGGCGGCACGCGCCGCGACCATCCCTGCCCTCCACCGTCTCACCGCCGACCTGCAGCGCTCCCGCGAGCGCATCCTCGCCAGCCGCGAGGAGGAGCGCCGCCGGCTGCGCCACGACCTGCACGACGGGCTCGGGCCGACGCTCGCCAGCCTCGCGATGTCGCTGGACGCCGCCCGCATCACCCTCGCGGGCGAGCCGGAGCGGATGGACCCGCTGCTCGCCGAGGTCCGGGACCGGCTGGCGACGGCCGTCGGGGAGATCCGGGACCTCGCGCACGGGCTGCGGCCCCCCGCTCTGGACGACCTCGGCCTCGTCGCCGCGATCGAGTCGTTCGCCGGCGGCTGCTGCGAGCGGGTGGACGTCCGGTTCGACGGCGACCCCGCCGGGCTGCCCGCCGCGGTGGAGGTCGCGGCGTACCGGATCGCGCAGGAGGCGCTGACCAACGTCCGGCTGCACGCCCCCGGAAGCACGGTGACGGTCAGGCTGACCCGGGACGCCGACCTGCACCTGGTGGTCGCCGACACCGGGCCAGGCCTGCCGGACGCCGCCCGCAACGGAAGCCAGCCGAGGCCGCGCCGCGGCCTGGCCGCGATGAAGGAGTGGGCCGCCGAGGTCGGCGGCACCTGCGCGATCACGTCCCGGAACGGCGGCGGGACGGTCGTCACCGTCCGCCTGCCGCTCGCCGCCGCGCGGATCGCCGCCGGGTACCATCGTCCCTCCATCGAAAGAGACGGGCGGCGATGACCGAGACCATCCGGGTGCTCATCACCGACGACCATCCGGTTTTCCGGCAGGGGCTGAAGGGGCTGCTGCAGGCGCTCGGGGTGGAGGTCGTCGGCGAGGCCGAGAACGGGCCGGGCGCGGTCCGGCTGGCGGCGGAGCTCCAGCCGGACGTCGTCATCATGGACCTGCACATGCCCGGCGGCAACGGCATCGAGGCGACCCGCACCATCACCCGCACCAGCCCGCGCATCGGCGTGCTGGTGCTGACGATGTTCCGCGACGACGACTCGGTCTTCGCGGCGATGCGCGCCGGCGCCCGCGGCTACCTGCTGAAGGAGTCCGGCGCGGAGGAGATCGCCCGCGCCGTGAAGGCGGTCGCGGCGGGCGAGGCCATCTACGGCCCGGAGATCGCGCGCCGCGTGCTCACCTACTTCACCGACATGCCCGACCCGCGGCAGGCCGCGTTCCCGCAGCTCACCGAGCGGGAGCGGGAGGTCCTCGAGCTGATCGCGCAGGGCCGCAGCAACACCGAGATCGCCGGAACGCTCTACCTCAGCCAGAAGACCGTCCGCAACCACGTCTCGAACATCTTCATGAAGCTGCACGTCGCCGACCGCGCCCAGGCCATCGTCCTGGCCCGCGAGGCCGGCCTCGGCGAGTCCCGCGCCTGACGGCCCGGTCCCGGCGCAAGGGCACAGACCGGTGGACCGTCCCCCGGACGGCGCGTCAACCGCCCGCACGGCTCAGGAAGGCCCGCACCCCTGCGCGCCGGGGCAGGCCGGGCACGGGGTACAGGATGCTTTCGCGCACGGCGAGTGCCGCGGCCTCGGTCCGGCTCGACGTCCGGGTCTTCTGCAGGATGTGCTCGACGTGCTTGTGGACCGTGCGCGGCGACAGGAAGAACTGCTGGGCGATGACGTCGTTGGTCATCCCCATCGCCAGGCGCGTCAGGACCTCCACTTCACGACCGGTCAGTCCGTAGGGCACCTCGGCAGGTCGCGTGTGGACGAGCACCGCCCCTGGGGGGCAGACGGAAAGCTCGGGTGAGAGCAGCCCGACGCGGTGCCACATCCGGTCGAGGGGCCAGAGGACGCGAAGCCGCCGGCCGCCCGACTCCCGGAACTCCGCGACGACCTCCCGGAAGGCACCGTCCTCCAGCACCTGCGGCCGGTTCCGCCCCGGGACCGGCACGACCCGGTCGCCGGACACGAGGGCGGCGCGATCCAGGGGACCCACGCCGCCGGCGTGGACGGCCTGCCCGGTCGCATCCGCCATCGCCGCCAGCGCCGGCATGACGGACGCGAGCAGCCGGCGGACCCGCGTGTCGAAGGCTCCGTGCCGTCCGGTGGAGAGGTGCACGAGGCCCACGTAGCGCCCGTCGCGTCGCAGGGCGCCCGTCATGCCGTCCCGGAACCCCGCGGGCTCCACGTACTCCTCGTAGAACCAGCCGCGGCGGAAGCTCTGGCTCGGCTCCTCGGAGATGGACGGCGGCAGCTCGGCGTTGAGCACGTCGTCGAACCAGGGGGTCCGGGCGAAGTCGACGGCCAGCGAGCGCGCCGTCTCGGCCGCGTAGCCCAGCCCGGCGATCTGGCGGTGCTCCCCTCCGAACGGATCGACCGCGACCAGGGACGCGGCGTCGCCGTCCAGGACCTCGTTCAGCAGGCGCAGCACCTCCTGGCGCGCCTGGACCGCGTCCGGTTCGCGGACCAGCATCCCGATCTCGGCCGCGAGCGCGACATGCCGGTAGGTGGGCATGGCACCTCCGGGACGAGCACGGTCGGGCAGCGAGCCACGACGAGAGCCCCGAATCTATGGCGCGGACGGTTCCTGGACAAGATCTGCCGTCATCGCACTCCGAAGCCGCACACGCCCGGCGCCCTCCGGGCGGGGGCCGGGCCGCACCGGTCGGGCGACTCCGCAGTTCTACGGATGCCCCGGACGCGTGGCCCGCGGTCCCATAACGCGACCGGGCCCGCAGGCGGACCCGCGGCGACCGATGTCTCCACTGGGCGAAGCGCCCTCGTCACCGGAAGAGGAACGAGCGATGGCCACGGGCTACCTGTACCACGAGATCTTCGGCTGGCATGACACCGGATCGAACGCCGGACTGTTCGGGGCGGACCCGGCGGCCGGGCTGCAGCCCTACATGCACCTGGAGAACGCCGAGACCAAGCGGCGCATCCACGAACTGATCGTCGTGTCGGGGCTCATCGACCGGCTGGAGCGGGTGCGGCCGCGGCACGCGTCCGAGGAGGAGATCCTCAAGGTCCACACCCGGGACCACCTGGAGCGGATCCAGGCCGAGAGCCGGTGGCCGAAGGGAGGCGACGCGGGGGACGGCTTCAGCCCGTTCGGAAAGGGCGGGTACGAGATCGCCGCCCTGGCGGCCGGCGGGGTCATCACGATGGTCGAGGCGGTCGTCAGCGGCGACGTCACCAACGGGTACGCCCTGGTCCGCCCGCCCGGTCACCACGCGGTCGCGGGCAGCGGCATGGGGTTCTGCGTCTTCGGCAACCTCGCCATCGCCGCCCGGCACGCCCGCGACGTCCTCGGCGTGCGGCGCATCGCGGTCGTCGACTGGGACGTCCACCACGGCAACGGGACGCAGTCCTTCTTCTACGGCGACCCGGACGTGCTCACGATCTCCCTGCACCAGGACAACTGCTTCCCGCCGGACAGCGGCGCGCTCACCGAACGCGGTGACGGCGCCGGATTCGGGTACGCGCTGAACGTCCCGCTGCCTCCCGGGACCGGCGACGGAGGCTACCTCTACGCCATGGACCGAGTGGTGGCACCGGCCCTGCAGCGGTTCCGGCCGGATCTCATCCTCGTGGCCTCGGGCTTCGACGGCAGCGCCATGGACCCGCTGGCCCGCCAGCTGCTGACCTCCGAGGGGTACCGGACCATGACGCGCCGGCTCATGGAGGTCGCCGAGGACCTGTGCGGCGGCCGGATCGCGATGTCGCACGAGGGCGGCTACAACCCGGTCTACGTCCCGTTCTGCGGTCTGGCGGTCATCGAGACCCTGGCCGGCGCCGAGCCCTTCGCGGATCCGTTCCTGCCGGTGGTCTCCGGAATGGCCGGCCAGGACCTCCAGCCGCACCAGAAGGCCCTCGTCGACGAGGTCGCGGCGCTGGTCGGCGACATCTCCGGCGGTCCGGCCGCCTAGGGGCGCTCTGGGCGGGCGTCCGGCCCCTCCCCCGGCTCAGCGGGCCGCGAAGGCTCCGTGCTCGTTCTCGAAGACCAGCGCGGCGAAGCGCTCCCCGATGAGGCGGTGGCTCTCGGGGGCGGGGTGGATCTCGTCCGGCAGGGGCACCTCCGCGTAGTCGGCCTCGCCGTAGAGCGCGCGGCCGTCGAGGTAGTGCAGGTGGGGATCGTCCGCGGCGCGGCTCGCGGCGATGGCGGCCAGCGCGTCCCTGATGACGGTGAGCGTCAGCCGCCCGCTCGCCACCTCCGCCGGGTCGCCCGTGGCCCGGAACCGCAGGCGCGGCGCCCCGGGGTCGAGGGCCAGGGGGCCCGGCGTGTGCTCCTGGACGGGGCAGAGGATCGGCGAGACGAGCAGCAGCGGCGTCTCGGGGTGCCCCTCGCGGACGGTGTCGAGGAAGCCGTGCACGGCGGGCCCGAACGCGCGCAGGCGCATCGCGTCGCCGTTCGCGACGTTGATGCCGATCTTGAGGCTGATCAGGTCGGCCGAAGTGCCGCGGATGGCGCGCGCGGTGAACGGGTCGAGCAGCGCGTTCCCGCCGAAGCCGAGATTGACCAGGTCGACGCCGCCACGGGCGGCGGCCACCGCGGGCCAGGTGGAGGTGGGGCCGGCGGCGGTGGAGCCATGGCTGATCGAGCTGCCGTGGTGCAGCCACACGGGGCGCCCGGTGTCCGGGACGGGTTCGACGGGGGCGTCGGTGCGCAGCGCGATCAGCTCGGCGGGCTCGACCTGCGGCAGCCAGATCTCCACGTCCTTGGCCTCGGCGGCCAGGCCCGCGAACCTGAGCGTGCCCGGCTCGCCCGGCCTGGTGACCGCCTTCTGGGTCGCCATGTCGATGACGGCGAGGTGCCCGCCGGGCACGCTGCCCGCGCCCGCCGGGCGCCCGTCGACCACGAGCTCGTAGAGGCCGTCCGGCTGCGGCGGGGCGCCCTCATAGGCCCGCTTGGTGGTCAGGACGTCCAGTTCCACGGCGGTGGCCCGGGTGCGGAAGGCCAGCCGCACGCCGGACGGCTGCTCCTCCGTCCTCGCCATGTACTCGTCGGGGTACTGCGCGCGGGCGGCGAGGGGCAGCCGGTGCGGCAGCACTCCGCGCCCCGTCCTCTCCAGTTCGAGCGCCCCCCGCACGATGCGCATGTCGATGGGAGTGGTGATCCACTCGGTCATGCCTGCCCTCTGTTCTTCCTAATAGTATTAGGCAATCTCCAAGTTACCTTAGGAATGGGGTCCTTGCGTTGCCGGGCCAGAGTGCCGGATGCCGGCGTGTGAGGAACTCGGGCGGCGAGGGACGGCCGGGGCGGGCCGCTTCGTCAGGTCCGCCCCCGCTCCCTAACATGAACAGGTAATCACCAAGAGGCTCTAAGTTCGGAGGTTCCATGGCGCGCGCGGGCATCACTCCCGAACGCCTCGCCCGGACTGCGGCGGAGCTGGCCGACGAGATCGGCTTCGACCGGCTGACCGTCTCGGCGGTGGCGCGCAGGCTCGGCGTCAAGGACCCCAGCCTCTACGCGCACATCGAGAACGTCCGGGAGTTGAAGACGCGGGTCGCTCTGCTGGCCCTGGACGAGCTGGCCGACAGGGTCGCGGGCGCGGTGGCGGGGCGCGCGGGCAAGGACGCCCTCGTGGCCTGCGCCGGCGCCTACCGCGCCTACGCCGCGGAGCATCCCGGACGGTACGCGGCGGCCCGCTTCGAACTCGACCCGGAGACGGCGGCGGCGAGCGCCGGGCCCCGGCACGCGGAGATGACGAGGGCGATCCTGCGCGGGTACGACCTTCCCGAACCCGACCAGACCGACGCGGTGCGCTTCCTCGGCAGCG
The sequence above is a segment of the Actinomadura coerulea genome. Coding sequences within it:
- a CDS encoding GDSL-type esterase/lipase family protein, which translates into the protein MTEWITTPIDMRIVRGALELERTGRGVLPHRLPLAARAQYPDEYMARTEEQPSGVRLAFRTRATAVELDVLTTKRAYEGAPPQPDGLYELVVDGRPAGAGSVPGGHLAVIDMATQKAVTRPGEPGTLRFAGLAAEAKDVEIWLPQVEPAELIALRTDAPVEPVPDTGRPVWLHHGSSISHGSTAAGPTSTWPAVAAARGGVDLVNLGFGGNALLDPFTARAIRGTSADLISLKIGINVANGDAMRLRAFGPAVHGFLDTVREGHPETPLLLVSPILCPVQEHTPGPLALDPGAPRLRFRATGDPAEVASGRLTLTVIRDALAAIAASRAADDPHLHYLDGRALYGEADYAEVPLPDEIHPAPESHRLIGERFAALVFENEHGAFAAR
- a CDS encoding helix-turn-helix transcriptional regulator is translated as MPTYRHVALAAEIGMLVREPDAVQARQEVLRLLNEVLDGDAASLVAVDPFGGEHRQIAGLGYAAETARSLAVDFARTPWFDDVLNAELPPSISEEPSQSFRRGWFYEEYVEPAGFRDGMTGALRRDGRYVGLVHLSTGRHGAFDTRVRRLLASVMPALAAMADATGQAVHAGGVGPLDRAALVSGDRVVPVPGRNRPQVLEDGAFREVVAEFRESGGRRLRVLWPLDRMWHRVGLLSPELSVCPPGAVLVHTRPAEVPYGLTGREVEVLTRLAMGMTNDVIAQQFFLSPRTVHKHVEHILQKTRTSSRTEAAALAVRESILYPVPGLPRRAGVRAFLSRAGG
- a CDS encoding TetR/AcrR family transcriptional regulator, which produces MARAGITPERLARTAAELADEIGFDRLTVSAVARRLGVKDPSLYAHIENVRELKTRVALLALDELADRVAGAVAGRAGKDALVACAGAYRAYAAEHPGRYAAARFELDPETAAASAGPRHAEMTRAILRGYDLPEPDQTDAVRFLGSVFHGYVSLELAGAFGHTAREADASWTWALDTVDFALGNHPSREAAGRTRP
- a CDS encoding response regulator transcription factor is translated as MTETIRVLITDDHPVFRQGLKGLLQALGVEVVGEAENGPGAVRLAAELQPDVVIMDLHMPGGNGIEATRTITRTSPRIGVLVLTMFRDDDSVFAAMRAGARGYLLKESGAEEIARAVKAVAAGEAIYGPEIARRVLTYFTDMPDPRQAAFPQLTEREREVLELIAQGRSNTEIAGTLYLSQKTVRNHVSNIFMKLHVADRAQAIVLAREAGLGESRA
- a CDS encoding class II histone deacetylase; protein product: MATGYLYHEIFGWHDTGSNAGLFGADPAAGLQPYMHLENAETKRRIHELIVVSGLIDRLERVRPRHASEEEILKVHTRDHLERIQAESRWPKGGDAGDGFSPFGKGGYEIAALAAGGVITMVEAVVSGDVTNGYALVRPPGHHAVAGSGMGFCVFGNLAIAARHARDVLGVRRIAVVDWDVHHGNGTQSFFYGDPDVLTISLHQDNCFPPDSGALTERGDGAGFGYALNVPLPPGTGDGGYLYAMDRVVAPALQRFRPDLILVASGFDGSAMDPLARQLLTSEGYRTMTRRLMEVAEDLCGGRIAMSHEGGYNPVYVPFCGLAVIETLAGAEPFADPFLPVVSGMAGQDLQPHQKALVDEVAALVGDISGGPAA
- a CDS encoding sensor histidine kinase, whose translation is MRAGLARAAVLAGAFTAGAVAARAATIPALHRLTADLQRSRERILASREEERRRLRHDLHDGLGPTLASLAMSLDAARITLAGEPERMDPLLAEVRDRLATAVGEIRDLAHGLRPPALDDLGLVAAIESFAGGCCERVDVRFDGDPAGLPAAVEVAAYRIAQEALTNVRLHAPGSTVTVRLTRDADLHLVVADTGPGLPDAARNGSQPRPRRGLAAMKEWAAEVGGTCAITSRNGGGTVVTVRLPLAAARIAAGYHRPSIERDGRR